From the genome of Candidatus Promineifilum breve, one region includes:
- a CDS encoding formylglycine-generating enzyme family protein — protein MNLTEAYSSYLKDPANSRALNTLQQQLEQGGYHLEASLLHHYAVHGSSQTVVQAQIDVWQGRKAFVGPLLPVNAMPGDLWFDTCEISAMIMLPAESLDPRERYAPSVISSWSPLHGWMSLRPVANWQFAVFLMHARLVPRVVQLPPPFLILDMGRLLKGRQEDPVTDSACSEAGLYTRWLGKGLCDLSEWQAALRLLGEADAARLWGPLQGEWGGNYDEEVCAVIRPTDFKREWLEIEDETGISPERRTFFSEWQIPPQVGLRTRVLSQFGLIQSPGNDPSSMLNVDLVDVLPRNRTTGSTI, from the coding sequence ATGAACCTGACCGAGGCCTACTCTAGCTATCTCAAGGACCCCGCCAACTCCAGAGCGTTAAACACTCTGCAACAACAACTGGAGCAGGGAGGTTATCATCTTGAAGCTTCCTTGCTGCATCATTATGCCGTCCACGGCTCAAGTCAGACAGTGGTTCAAGCGCAAATAGATGTCTGGCAAGGGCGAAAAGCATTTGTCGGCCCCTTACTGCCGGTGAACGCCATGCCGGGTGATCTTTGGTTTGATACCTGTGAAATCTCAGCCATGATCATGCTGCCGGCGGAATCGCTTGATCCTCGGGAGCGGTATGCTCCCTCAGTAATAAGCTCTTGGTCGCCGCTTCACGGATGGATGTCTTTAAGACCCGTTGCCAACTGGCAATTCGCCGTCTTTTTGATGCACGCCCGGCTGGTTCCACGTGTTGTTCAGCTTCCCCCGCCCTTTCTGATCTTGGATATGGGCCGACTATTAAAGGGGCGACAAGAGGATCCGGTCACCGATAGCGCTTGTTCAGAAGCCGGGTTGTATACGCGCTGGTTAGGCAAGGGGTTGTGTGACCTGTCCGAATGGCAGGCGGCCCTCCGGCTGTTGGGGGAGGCGGACGCGGCCCGGTTATGGGGGCCTCTTCAAGGGGAATGGGGAGGTAATTATGACGAAGAGGTTTGTGCTGTAATCAGGCCGACTGACTTTAAGCGCGAGTGGCTGGAAATTGAAGATGAGACCGGAATTTCCCCTGAGCGCCGCACCTTTTTTTCCGAGTGGCAGATTCCACCACAAGTCGGGTTGCGAACAAGGGTATTAAGCCAATTCGGCTTAATACAAAGCCCAGGCAATGATCCGTCATCCATGTTGAATGTTGATTTGGTTGACGTGCTGCCTAGAAATAGAACGACCGGTTCCACTATTTAG
- a CDS encoding PadR family transcriptional regulator → MSLKHAILGFLAIQPMSGYDLKKAFDGSVRHFWPADQSQIYRTLAALAAAGLATVEDTDHADPLSRKVYHLSDDGRAALHRWLTDPPPPADDRDPFLIQVFFAGQLSDTEAAAVLERRRAEVAEQLAVFEMMYRAYATAPTDRPRALFFSLLTLEQVIAQGRPYLAWLERAVARVRAGDFRPE, encoded by the coding sequence ATGTCCCTCAAACACGCCATTCTCGGCTTTCTAGCCATCCAGCCCATGTCGGGCTACGACCTGAAGAAAGCGTTCGACGGCTCGGTGCGCCACTTCTGGCCGGCCGACCAGAGTCAGATCTATCGCACGCTGGCCGCGCTGGCCGCCGCCGGGCTGGCGACGGTGGAGGACACCGACCACGCCGACCCATTGAGCCGCAAGGTCTACCACCTCAGCGACGACGGCCGCGCCGCGCTTCACCGCTGGCTGACCGACCCGCCGCCGCCGGCCGACGACCGCGACCCCTTCCTCATCCAGGTCTTTTTCGCCGGCCAACTGAGCGACACGGAAGCGGCGGCGGTGCTGGAGCGGCGGCGGGCGGAAGTGGCCGAACAACTGGCCGTCTTCGAGATGATGTACCGCGCCTATGCCACCGCGCCGACCGACCGGCCGCGGGCCTTATTTTTCAGCCTGCTGACGCTGGAGCAAGTCATCGCCCAGGGACGGCCGTATCTGGCCTGGCTGGAGCGCGCCGTTGCCCGCGTCCGCGCCGGCGATTTCCGGCCGGAGTAA
- a CDS encoding intradiol ring-cleavage dioxygenase — protein sequence MDNDDQPIGRLLTRREMLKLLTMVGAAAAAGCAPRLGGGDAATPAATTGATAAATPTVASEAVPTLTPLAEPIATATAAAAAATAALPACVVRPEQTEGPYFVDEQLNRSDIRPDPADGSVRPGAPLALSFLVSRIAGATCAPLAGAIVDVWHCDAAGVYSGVNDSGFGSTAGQQFLRGYQTTGDGGAAAFTTIYPGWYSGRATHIHFKIRTSDGLEFTSQLYFDDALSDRVHAVEPYAGRGQRDTRNANDGIFRDGGELLTLNVTESGEGYAAVFEIGLQF from the coding sequence ATGGATAACGACGACCAACCCATCGGCCGCCTGCTAACCCGGCGCGAAATGCTCAAGCTCCTGACGATGGTCGGGGCGGCGGCGGCGGCCGGCTGCGCGCCGCGCCTGGGCGGCGGCGATGCGGCGACCCCGGCCGCGACCACCGGGGCCACGGCCGCCGCGACCCCCACCGTCGCCAGCGAGGCCGTGCCCACGCTGACGCCGCTGGCCGAGCCGATAGCCACGGCCACGGCCGCCGCCGCCGCGGCCACGGCTGCCCTGCCGGCCTGCGTCGTGCGCCCGGAGCAGACCGAGGGGCCGTACTTTGTCGATGAGCAGCTGAACCGCAGCGACATCCGCCCCGACCCGGCCGACGGCTCGGTGCGCCCCGGCGCGCCGCTGGCCCTGTCGTTTCTCGTGTCGCGCATCGCCGGCGCGACCTGCGCCCCGCTGGCCGGGGCCATCGTGGACGTGTGGCATTGCGACGCGGCCGGGGTCTACTCCGGCGTCAACGACAGCGGCTTTGGCTCCACGGCCGGGCAACAGTTCCTGCGCGGCTACCAAACCACCGGCGACGGCGGCGCGGCGGCCTTCACCACCATCTACCCCGGCTGGTATAGCGGCCGAGCCACCCACATCCACTTCAAGATTCGCACCAGCGACGGGCTAGAGTTCACCTCGCAACTGTACTTCGACGATGCCCTGAGCGACCGCGTCCACGCCGTGGAGCCATACGCCGGCCGCGGCCAGCGCGACACGCGCAACGCCAACGACGGCATCTTCCGCGACGGCGGCGAGCTGCTGACGCTCAACGTGACCGAAAGCGGCGAGGGGTATGCGGCCGTGTTCGAGATTGGCTTGCAGTTTTAG
- a CDS encoding ATP-binding protein, whose amino-acid sequence MKSRRRRPSLIRRLLGLEEPAPPPYEPPADPAAAFEPADDPPGATAVYPFAEEPEDAAPPPPAEERGLWDVLADLFDGEPLFSDSRGHLEAELRRVGYLVRLLLRRSWDSLEPDLAGGGWGDVSATQAVQAFVGREALLRGEIAAWATDDAYDPDWKLAAALQAEIDGLRRARGNQADLRLMQLAERFSLTPREIDVILIALLPELHRRFRLYFAHLQQDSAQPLPNVNTIHQLLAAADPQRPAGFRADRALLPHRLILLDGEATVPSPLPQVQVEAWVVAFLLGGAGPYERLNGLVAVEHPPATAAAPPDLTQDERRRLARFRHWDRERRTLRRQRATRFYEQWRQDGDPDGRGPAETPGATLLLFGRYGAGKHRLARAICAGQGPLLVAGVGAAAGSPLGWETAVDLIYREGRLRDAAVYWAGCEALIDDAAPPDGTRERLLGQWHYLLAAAEAYPHLTFLASEVLWEPQGRFLGDHTFTRVDLPAPAYDQRLAMWRRRLKELPLAEATEPTKATGPTEASGPTAASGPTEASGPAANELSDVTTKLAARLANSFQFTAGQIDDALRAARSIAQERDPARPVVAEADLFAGCRRQAGRQLTALARPLMRDQLPTFADLQLPEATRTQLAELKYRIVSLQGMMNERGIDRRLLRGKGIVAMFTGTSGTGKTTAAEALAGEVGVDLYKVDLSAVVSKWVGETEKLLNKVFTEAEAANAMLFIDEGDSLLGQRGQVREAQDRWANQEVNFLLQRIEEYTGVVILATNFGQGIDEAFRRRIHVMVEFPFPDRALRRDIWRQQLATVGYPAAGSPALGDEALERLAGFHLAGGNIHNIAMTAMSLAGAAGKPDDDPMKPLMRSIVREYQKLGRPVTRGAFGAAYFQWLDEQNLL is encoded by the coding sequence ATGAAATCACGACGACGACGCCCGTCGCTCATCCGGCGCCTGCTGGGATTGGAAGAACCGGCCCCCCCGCCGTACGAACCACCGGCCGATCCGGCGGCGGCCTTTGAACCGGCCGATGACCCACCAGGCGCGACGGCCGTCTACCCCTTCGCCGAGGAGCCGGAAGACGCCGCGCCGCCGCCGCCGGCCGAGGAGCGCGGGCTGTGGGACGTGCTGGCCGACTTGTTCGATGGCGAACCACTGTTCAGCGACAGCCGCGGCCATCTGGAGGCCGAATTGCGGCGGGTGGGCTATCTGGTGCGCCTGCTGCTGCGCCGCTCTTGGGACAGCCTGGAACCCGACCTGGCCGGCGGGGGGTGGGGCGACGTGAGCGCCACTCAGGCCGTGCAGGCATTCGTGGGGCGCGAGGCGCTGCTGCGGGGCGAAATCGCCGCCTGGGCGACGGATGACGCCTATGATCCCGACTGGAAGCTCGCCGCCGCGCTCCAGGCGGAGATCGACGGCCTGCGCCGGGCGCGGGGCAATCAGGCCGATTTGCGGCTGATGCAGTTGGCCGAGCGGTTCAGCCTGACGCCGCGCGAGATCGACGTCATCCTGATCGCTCTCTTGCCGGAGCTGCACCGCCGCTTCCGCCTCTATTTCGCCCATTTGCAGCAGGATTCGGCCCAGCCGCTGCCCAATGTGAACACCATCCACCAACTGCTCGCCGCGGCCGATCCGCAACGACCGGCCGGGTTCCGGGCCGACCGGGCGCTGTTGCCCCACCGGCTGATCCTGCTGGATGGCGAGGCCACGGTGCCATCCCCCCTGCCGCAGGTGCAGGTGGAGGCGTGGGTGGTGGCCTTTTTGCTGGGCGGCGCGGGGCCATATGAGCGGCTGAACGGGCTGGTGGCCGTGGAACATCCGCCGGCGACGGCCGCCGCGCCGCCCGATTTGACCCAGGACGAGCGCCGCCGTCTGGCCCGCTTCCGCCACTGGGATAGGGAGCGCCGCACCTTGCGCCGCCAACGGGCGACGCGCTTCTACGAACAGTGGCGGCAGGACGGCGACCCCGACGGCCGCGGCCCGGCCGAAACGCCGGGGGCGACGCTGCTGCTCTTTGGCCGCTATGGCGCGGGCAAGCACCGTCTGGCGCGGGCCATCTGCGCCGGGCAGGGGCCGCTGCTGGTGGCCGGGGTGGGCGCGGCGGCCGGTAGCCCGCTGGGCTGGGAGACGGCCGTCGATCTGATCTATCGCGAGGGGCGGCTGCGCGACGCGGCCGTCTATTGGGCGGGCTGCGAGGCGCTGATCGACGACGCCGCGCCGCCCGACGGCACGCGCGAGCGGTTGCTGGGGCAGTGGCACTACCTGCTGGCGGCGGCCGAGGCGTATCCCCACCTGACCTTCCTGGCTTCGGAAGTTCTCTGGGAGCCACAGGGGCGTTTCCTGGGCGACCACACCTTTACCCGCGTCGATTTGCCCGCCCCGGCCTATGACCAGCGGTTGGCGATGTGGCGGCGGCGGCTGAAGGAGTTGCCGCTGGCCGAGGCGACTGAGCCGACCAAGGCGACAGGGCCGACCGAGGCGTCGGGGCCGACCGCAGCGTCGGGGCCGACCGAGGCGTCGGGGCCGGCTGCCAACGAGTTGAGCGACGTGACCACGAAGCTGGCCGCGCGGCTGGCGAACAGCTTCCAGTTCACCGCCGGGCAGATTGACGACGCCCTGCGCGCGGCGCGGTCGATTGCCCAGGAGCGCGACCCGGCGCGGCCGGTCGTGGCCGAGGCCGACCTGTTCGCCGGTTGTCGTCGCCAGGCCGGGCGGCAACTGACCGCGCTGGCCCGGCCGCTCATGCGCGACCAGTTGCCCACCTTCGCCGACTTGCAACTGCCGGAGGCCACGCGCACCCAATTGGCCGAACTGAAGTACCGCATTGTGTCGCTGCAGGGGATGATGAACGAGCGGGGCATCGACCGCCGCCTGCTGCGCGGCAAGGGGATCGTGGCGATGTTCACCGGCACGTCGGGCACGGGCAAGACCACGGCGGCCGAGGCGCTGGCCGGCGAGGTGGGCGTCGATCTGTACAAGGTCGATCTGTCGGCCGTGGTCAGCAAGTGGGTGGGCGAGACGGAGAAGCTGCTGAACAAGGTCTTCACCGAGGCCGAGGCGGCCAACGCCATGCTGTTCATCGACGAGGGGGATTCGCTGCTGGGTCAGCGCGGCCAGGTGCGCGAGGCGCAGGATCGCTGGGCCAATCAGGAGGTCAACTTTCTGCTGCAACGGATTGAGGAGTATACCGGCGTGGTCATTCTGGCGACCAACTTCGGCCAGGGCATCGATGAGGCGTTCCGGCGGCGCATCCACGTCATGGTCGAGTTTCCCTTTCCCGACCGGGCATTGCGGCGGGACATCTGGCGGCAGCAGTTGGCGACGGTGGGCTATCCGGCGGCGGGCAGCCCGGCGTTGGGCGATGAGGCGTTGGAGCGGCTGGCCGGTTTCCATCTGGCGGGCGGCAACATCCACAATATCGCCATGACGGCCATGAGCCTGGCCGGCGCGGCGGGCAAGCCGGACGATGATCCCATGAAGCCGCTGATGCGGTCGATTGTGCGCGAGTATCAAAAGTTGGGCCGGCCGGTGACGCGCGGCGCGTTCGGGGCGGCCTATTTCCAATGGTTGGACGAGCAGAATTTGTTGTGA
- a CDS encoding eCIS core domain-containing protein produces MQRKMAVNAPGDAFEQEADQVARAHLQRQAEETATGPTAAPVQRKLDEATPVQRQMDDETDTASIHRQGAGAAVPEVTPEIESGIEGARGGGSALPPGVQRSMENTLGADLSGVRVHSDGRADRLSRQLDARAFTSGQDIFFKQGEYNPGSRGGEELLAHEMAHVVQQGGGASQVQRNGNQPAAADQIPGPVQVNWAGDPFTISFERRKENSVDSFIFIIRYTGPFRVDGPGVENGTVRRVVALGQAPLNASVVPLPGQQVVVDLYGYRDHLVKVVDNVEYDDRPSSRGRAHTMVSKSQGKATHVGTLWVHDPKAKPLAKTDAEPALPAFSSAGRPVFIGGVSSVDVTLGPHNDQFRLTLQSNATSLTPTFPVNARFGITPLYRGQPVFGRGMEVPVKANPSITVLSAADGGVTLDVDRDQKVDLQINDTISASTSNGNNSVEFDRDHTIAVTGAGISPKTFKFMVRYGSFVRGESPEAVDKAATSNAFAVGELTKLRGETGSFEEQFARTEAALMPIRKNAYEQHLITERTYNAWFALSQAMIRLRPQILAHQQAPQTSQVDQTLLDSAATQATQLYDALAEETKSRNTISGPRDSVAANLRDKQWEQAFGNYNRLISGLDRWVVTRLKETKGEKDESVQQAEGLAAQREALGKIEGRRPIRVVAVFHPDSKFSHEPGYKDSFPLALYAWKDGDSWILQDQTNPKQPYTFPSVAAKQGEEPPVALFSELSDPDHYPEGVIHFEMPGKYAGQQRVKDRLTWKEFFTWLGIGLVVIGLTLTTFGTGTVAVAGSWALAASAVAGGTAAGIDLVEGMLRGNMTTTRAILDIAQIVASLAGVSALRAGRVVQGAMTSAKSGTPLMGKAAEYAVHMNKVYVVAVGTNVAADAVTVVTFSVEVAQQLDEIERSQVPQEEKNRAKYMLLTQLALTGGLAGLSIKGSLPALRGNRSLVLHFPDNQGPPVATIGGMESPTAIRFSQADIAPTTGDAKMTLEELADSIRKGWQGPPIDVVEMPDGTLTSLDNRRLRAAQMAGVKDIPVAYHHPTEQFPPARANTSQFELKKPIRQLQDGNLVVGGTKGDIVYPKGFRPTNYGEAIMVRTANQKPATGGPFPLEGSFAPPRVRPASPRTTPTEKTPAQMGTEIGQVAKNQGGTPVLAERLSGLNLPQAQGTEATEAALWATGMRPARPVVLSNGDVAIPIAQEGRGQPVMIIKPDGRIQSGRADLQWDLKTWRMNVESVRVE; encoded by the coding sequence GTGCAGCGCAAGATGGCGGTCAATGCGCCGGGGGATGCGTTTGAGCAGGAAGCGGATCAGGTGGCGCGGGCGCATCTGCAACGGCAGGCGGAAGAGACCGCCACCGGCCCGACGGCCGCGCCTGTGCAGCGCAAGCTGGATGAGGCCACGCCCGTGCAGCGCCAAATGGACGACGAGACCGACACCGCGTCCATCCACCGCCAGGGGGCCGGCGCGGCCGTGCCCGAGGTGACGCCGGAGATCGAGTCGGGCATCGAAGGGGCGCGGGGTGGGGGGAGCGCCCTGCCGCCGGGCGTGCAGCGCTCCATGGAGAACACACTGGGGGCCGACCTGAGCGGCGTGCGCGTCCACAGCGACGGCCGCGCCGACCGCCTGAGCCGCCAACTCGACGCGCGGGCCTTCACCAGTGGGCAGGATATTTTCTTCAAGCAGGGGGAATATAATCCGGGCAGCCGGGGCGGGGAGGAGTTGTTGGCGCATGAGATGGCGCATGTGGTGCAGCAGGGGGGAGGGGCCTCTCAGGTGCAGCGGAACGGAAACCAGCCTGCTGCTGCCGATCAAATACCTGGTCCGGTACAAGTGAACTGGGCCGGAGATCCTTTCACGATCTCTTTTGAACGACGGAAGGAAAATTCGGTTGACTCCTTTATCTTCATCATCCGCTATACAGGCCCGTTTCGTGTTGATGGCCCCGGTGTTGAAAATGGGACAGTCCGCCGAGTGGTGGCGCTTGGTCAGGCGCCGCTCAATGCCTCGGTCGTGCCCTTACCGGGTCAACAGGTAGTTGTTGATCTATACGGCTATCGCGATCACCTTGTCAAAGTGGTAGACAATGTGGAGTACGATGACAGGCCTTCTAGCCGTGGGCGCGCGCACACAATGGTCTCAAAAAGTCAGGGAAAGGCCACTCACGTAGGAACTCTATGGGTCCATGATCCCAAAGCCAAGCCACTGGCGAAAACCGATGCGGAACCCGCTTTACCGGCCTTTTCCTCTGCCGGGCGCCCCGTCTTTATCGGCGGCGTCTCTTCGGTTGATGTTACCCTTGGCCCGCACAACGATCAGTTCCGACTTACGCTTCAATCAAATGCCACATCGCTCACACCAACTTTCCCGGTAAATGCCAGGTTCGGTATTACGCCGTTGTACCGAGGGCAGCCTGTTTTTGGACGGGGCATGGAAGTGCCGGTCAAGGCGAACCCTTCGATCACTGTCCTGAGTGCGGCAGACGGGGGCGTCACGCTGGATGTGGATCGCGACCAGAAGGTTGATCTGCAAATCAACGACACCATCTCGGCGTCGACCAGTAACGGCAATAATTCAGTGGAGTTCGACCGCGATCATACCATTGCTGTGACCGGTGCCGGTATCAGTCCTAAAACGTTTAAATTCATGGTTCGCTATGGTAGTTTCGTCCGAGGCGAATCGCCGGAGGCTGTAGATAAGGCCGCTACATCAAATGCCTTTGCGGTGGGGGAACTTACAAAATTGCGTGGCGAGACAGGCAGCTTTGAGGAGCAGTTTGCTCGCACCGAAGCGGCGTTGATGCCAATCCGAAAAAATGCGTACGAGCAACATCTAATCACCGAGCGCACGTATAATGCCTGGTTTGCACTATCGCAAGCCATGATTCGATTGCGCCCCCAGATTCTGGCCCATCAGCAAGCGCCACAGACATCACAGGTGGATCAGACCCTACTCGACAGTGCCGCCACCCAGGCTACACAATTGTATGACGCTTTGGCCGAGGAAACGAAAAGCCGCAACACAATTTCTGGCCCTAGAGACAGTGTCGCCGCCAACCTGCGCGACAAACAATGGGAACAGGCATTTGGCAACTACAACCGCCTCATCTCCGGGCTTGATCGGTGGGTTGTAACCCGCTTAAAAGAAACCAAAGGTGAAAAGGATGAGTCGGTTCAACAGGCCGAAGGGCTGGCTGCCCAGCGTGAAGCGTTAGGAAAGATTGAAGGCCGGCGCCCCATTCGGGTCGTGGCTGTTTTCCATCCAGACAGTAAATTTTCCCATGAACCGGGCTATAAGGACAGCTTTCCGCTGGCGTTGTATGCCTGGAAGGATGGCGATTCCTGGATTCTGCAAGACCAAACCAATCCCAAACAACCCTACACTTTCCCCTCGGTAGCGGCCAAGCAGGGTGAGGAACCGCCGGTTGCTCTGTTTTCAGAGCTGAGCGACCCCGATCACTACCCGGAGGGCGTGATTCATTTCGAGATGCCGGGTAAGTACGCCGGCCAACAGAGGGTAAAGGACCGGCTGACGTGGAAGGAGTTCTTCACCTGGTTGGGGATTGGTCTGGTTGTGATCGGGCTCACGCTGACCACATTCGGAACTGGAACCGTCGCGGTGGCCGGCTCCTGGGCCTTGGCCGCCTCAGCCGTGGCGGGCGGCACAGCGGCGGGGATCGATCTGGTCGAGGGTATGCTGCGCGGCAATATGACTACCACGCGGGCCATCCTTGATATCGCGCAGATTGTCGCCTCATTGGCCGGTGTGTCGGCTCTGCGAGCGGGAAGAGTCGTTCAAGGAGCGATGACATCGGCCAAATCAGGCACGCCCTTAATGGGCAAGGCGGCCGAATACGCGGTCCATATGAATAAAGTGTATGTCGTCGCCGTGGGTACCAATGTGGCGGCCGATGCCGTTACCGTGGTCACGTTCAGTGTCGAAGTGGCTCAGCAATTGGATGAAATTGAGCGCTCGCAAGTACCTCAGGAAGAGAAAAACCGGGCAAAATATATGTTGCTGACGCAACTGGCCCTAACGGGCGGGCTGGCAGGCCTTTCGATCAAGGGTAGTCTGCCGGCCCTTCGTGGTAATCGATCACTCGTACTCCATTTTCCGGACAACCAGGGCCCACCCGTGGCGACTATCGGCGGCATGGAATCGCCAACAGCCATCCGCTTCAGCCAGGCGGATATTGCCCCGACAACCGGCGACGCTAAAATGACACTTGAGGAGCTGGCCGACAGCATTCGCAAGGGTTGGCAAGGGCCGCCGATCGATGTCGTTGAGATGCCGGATGGGACGCTGACCAGTCTGGATAACCGGCGACTCCGCGCGGCTCAGATGGCCGGCGTTAAGGATATTCCTGTTGCCTATCATCATCCAACCGAGCAATTCCCGCCGGCGCGAGCCAATACCAGCCAGTTTGAGCTTAAGAAGCCGATTCGCCAGTTGCAAGATGGGAATCTAGTTGTTGGTGGAACCAAGGGAGATATCGTCTACCCTAAAGGGTTCCGACCTACGAACTATGGCGAGGCCATCATGGTACGAACAGCGAATCAGAAGCCGGCGACGGGTGGGCCTTTCCCGCTGGAGGGATCTTTCGCCCCACCGCGCGTGCGTCCGGCGTCACCACGCACCACTCCAACCGAAAAAACCCCCGCCCAAATGGGGACGGAGATAGGCCAGGTAGCCAAAAATCAAGGCGGGACACCCGTACTGGCCGAAAGACTGAGTGGGCTTAACCTGCCTCAGGCGCAAGGGACAGAGGCAACGGAAGCGGCTTTATGGGCCACGGGCATGCGTCCAGCCCGACCGGTTGTGCTGAGCAATGGGGATGTTGCCATACCCATCGCTCAGGAAGGGAGAGGTCAGCCCGTGATGATTATCAAGCCGGATGGTAGAATCCAAAGCGGCCGGGCGGATTTGCAGTGGGATCTAAAGACCTGGCGGATGAATGTTGAATCTGTTCGAGTGGAGTAA
- a CDS encoding CPBP family intramembrane glutamic endopeptidase yields the protein MFKRITIFYVAALLLTILLAGLQQATGLSTTFVLPQWGPGLAALLMLLLFGRDGLSLRPVWRAPGVGRYAVALALPLLGAAVLWPLATRFVAPVDLAGGLRGLSPLWLAGMLFGALGEEIGWRGYLQPVVRGRWNAAATSLLVGALWALWHVQSWANGPLFMACLVAALVGYSLAITALIDDVPGARLPLAVLFHLGINVGLSFFGDLVSQTGFMALNAAVWLGLGVVLIGLRRPASRRSPLATPHS from the coding sequence ATGTTCAAACGAATCACCATTTTCTACGTCGCCGCTTTGTTGCTGACCATCCTGCTGGCCGGGTTGCAACAGGCTACCGGGCTGAGCACGACCTTCGTCCTGCCGCAGTGGGGGCCGGGGCTGGCCGCGCTGCTGATGCTGCTGCTCTTTGGCCGTGATGGCCTCAGCCTGCGGCCGGTGTGGCGCGCCCCCGGTGTGGGCCGCTACGCCGTGGCCTTGGCGCTGCCGCTGTTGGGCGCGGCCGTGCTGTGGCCGCTGGCCACCCGCTTCGTGGCCCCGGTCGACTTGGCTGGCGGGCTGCGCGGCCTGTCGCCGCTGTGGCTGGCGGGGATGCTCTTCGGCGCGCTGGGCGAGGAGATCGGCTGGCGCGGCTATCTGCAACCGGTGGTACGCGGGCGCTGGAACGCGGCGGCCACGTCGCTGCTGGTCGGCGCGCTGTGGGCGCTATGGCACGTGCAGTCGTGGGCCAATGGGCCGCTGTTCATGGCCTGTCTGGTGGCGGCGCTGGTCGGCTACTCGCTGGCTATCACGGCCCTGATCGACGACGTGCCCGGCGCGCGCCTGCCGTTGGCCGTCCTCTTCCATCTGGGGATCAACGTCGGCCTGTCGTTCTTCGGCGATCTCGTCTCGCAGACGGGGTTCATGGCCCTCAACGCGGCGGTGTGGCTGGGGCTGGGGGTGGTGCTGATCGGTCTCCGCCGGCCCGCCAGCCGGCGCTCGCCACTGGCCACGCCCCACTCGTAA